A single region of the Ancylobacter novellus DSM 506 genome encodes:
- the sufD gene encoding Fe-S cluster assembly protein SufD encodes MNAEIRPIRTPAEQALIAELGGLPAGTDRLADLRRAAARSFEEHGLPHRRVEEWKYTDLRTLMRDAVPVAGSAAVAEADARATALREVEVRRIVVANGAVVPELSDLAGLEAGLAVTTLAAAIASGDEVLSRVGGILPGRYDAALALNTALAKDGVVLTVAPGAILERPIHVAHVFAGDAAAASYARSLVVVGAGAKLTYVESFEGPEAIAYQANSVTEFVVGDEAHLDVVRLQQEGGSAFHLSTILFDVGRHAQVHAFTFATGASVARTSLYATLSGDASHVSFNGAALLKGRQHSDSTLFVDHQVPGCESRELFKTVLDDSSRGVFQGKIVVRQAAQKTDGRMMSRALLLGEDAEMDNKPELEIFADDVACGHGATCGDIDEELLFYLRARGIPLKEAQSLLVQAFVGEAIETVKHDGLREALVEQAEAWLKARA; translated from the coding sequence ATGAACGCTGAGATACGTCCTATCCGTACCCCGGCCGAGCAGGCGCTGATCGCCGAGCTCGGCGGTCTGCCGGCCGGCACCGACCGCCTCGCCGATTTGCGCCGCGCCGCCGCCCGCTCCTTCGAGGAGCACGGCCTGCCGCATCGCCGCGTCGAGGAGTGGAAATACACCGACCTGCGCACGCTGATGCGCGACGCTGTGCCGGTCGCCGGCAGCGCCGCCGTCGCCGAAGCGGATGCGCGCGCCACCGCGCTGCGCGAGGTGGAGGTACGCCGCATCGTCGTCGCCAATGGCGCCGTGGTGCCGGAGCTTTCCGACCTCGCCGGCCTCGAAGCGGGGCTAGCCGTCACCACGCTCGCCGCCGCCATCGCGTCCGGCGACGAGGTGCTGAGCCGCGTCGGCGGCATACTGCCGGGCCGCTACGACGCCGCGCTGGCGCTCAACACCGCGCTGGCCAAGGACGGCGTCGTCCTCACCGTGGCGCCGGGCGCGATCCTCGAGCGACCGATCCACGTCGCCCATGTCTTCGCCGGCGATGCGGCAGCGGCGAGCTATGCCCGCTCGCTGGTGGTGGTCGGCGCCGGCGCGAAGCTCACCTATGTCGAGAGCTTCGAAGGGCCGGAGGCGATCGCCTATCAGGCCAACAGCGTCACCGAATTCGTGGTCGGCGACGAGGCGCATCTCGACGTGGTGCGCCTCCAGCAGGAGGGCGGCAGCGCCTTCCATCTGTCGACCATCCTGTTCGATGTCGGTCGCCACGCGCAGGTCCACGCCTTCACCTTCGCGACCGGCGCCAGCGTGGCGCGCACCTCGCTCTATGCGACGCTGTCGGGCGATGCCAGCCATGTAAGCTTCAACGGCGCGGCGCTGCTCAAGGGTCGCCAGCACTCGGATTCGACGCTGTTCGTCGACCACCAGGTGCCGGGCTGCGAGAGCCGCGAGCTGTTCAAGACCGTGCTCGACGACTCTTCCCGTGGCGTGTTCCAGGGCAAGATCGTCGTCCGCCAGGCGGCGCAGAAGACCGACGGGCGGATGATGAGCCGCGCGCTCCTGCTCGGCGAGGACGCCGAGATGGACAACAAGCCGGAGCTGGAGATCTTCGCCGACGACGTCGCCTGCGGCCATGGCGCCACCTGCGGCGACATCGACGAGGAGCTGCTGTTCTACCTGCGCGCCCGCGGCATCCCGCTGAAGGAGGCGCAGAGCCTCCTCGTGCAGGCCTTCGTCGGCGAGGCCATCGAGACGGTCAAGCATGACGGCCTGCGCGAGGCGCTGGTCGAGCAGGCGGAAGCCTGGCTCAAGGCGCGGGCGTGA
- a CDS encoding cysteine desulfurase has translation MTGEAMTTIHPAVANGTYDVARVRQDFPILSRQVYGKPLVYLDNAASAQKPVQVLDRMRFAYENEYSNVHRGLHFLANAMTEAYEQARERCRVFLNAPTLEEVIFTRSVTGAINLVASSLGQSIEEGDEIILSIMEHHSNIVPWNYLRERKGAVIRWVPVTEDGAFDLDAFKELLNERTKIVAVTHMSNVLGTVTPLKEIARLAHEAGAVVVADGAQAAVHMPVDVVDLDVDFYGVTGHKLYGPTGIGVLYGKRALLEKMPPYEGGGEMIRTVTESGVTYGEPPHRFEAGTPPIVQAIGLGEALAYMESLGRERIAAHEASLGAYAKERLSRINSVRIYGDAPGKGAIFAFDVKGAHPHDIATIIDRAGVAVRAGTHCAMPLLGRYGVTATCRASFALYNTHEEVDVLADALIKAQDLFA, from the coding sequence ATGACGGGTGAAGCCATGACCACCATCCACCCCGCCGTCGCAAACGGCACTTACGACGTCGCCCGCGTGCGCCAGGATTTCCCGATCCTGTCACGCCAAGTCTACGGCAAGCCTCTGGTCTATCTCGACAACGCCGCCTCGGCGCAGAAGCCGGTGCAGGTGCTGGACCGCATGCGCTTCGCCTATGAGAACGAATATTCCAACGTCCATCGCGGCCTGCACTTCCTCGCCAATGCGATGACGGAAGCCTATGAGCAGGCGCGCGAGCGCTGCCGCGTCTTCCTGAACGCCCCGACGCTGGAAGAGGTGATCTTCACCCGCTCTGTCACCGGCGCCATCAACCTCGTCGCCTCCTCGCTCGGCCAGTCGATCGAGGAGGGTGACGAGATCATCCTCTCGATCATGGAGCACCACTCCAACATCGTGCCGTGGAACTATCTGCGCGAGCGCAAGGGCGCGGTGATCCGCTGGGTGCCGGTGACCGAGGACGGCGCCTTCGACCTCGACGCCTTTAAGGAACTGCTCAACGAGCGCACCAAGATCGTCGCCGTCACCCACATGTCGAACGTGCTGGGAACGGTGACGCCGCTCAAGGAGATCGCCCGCCTCGCCCATGAGGCCGGCGCGGTGGTGGTGGCGGACGGCGCGCAGGCGGCGGTGCACATGCCGGTCGACGTGGTCGACCTCGACGTCGATTTCTACGGCGTCACCGGCCACAAGCTCTACGGCCCGACCGGCATCGGCGTGCTCTACGGCAAGCGCGCGCTGCTGGAGAAGATGCCGCCCTATGAAGGCGGCGGCGAGATGATCCGCACCGTCACCGAGAGTGGCGTCACCTATGGCGAGCCGCCGCACCGCTTCGAGGCCGGCACGCCGCCCATCGTGCAGGCGATCGGCCTCGGCGAGGCGCTGGCCTATATGGAGAGCCTCGGCCGCGAGCGGATCGCTGCGCACGAAGCCTCGCTCGGCGCCTATGCCAAGGAGCGGCTCTCGCGCATCAATTCGGTGCGCATCTATGGCGACGCGCCGGGCAAGGGCGCCATCTTCGCCTTCGACGTGAAGGGGGCGCATCCTCACGACATCGCGACGATCATCGACCGCGCCGGGGTGGCGGTGCGCGCGGGCACCCATTGCGCGATGCCGCTTCTGGGGCGATATGGTGTAACGGCGACGTGCCGGGCGTCGTTCGCGCTCTACAACACGCATGAGGAGGTCGACGTGCTCGCCGACGCCCTCATAAAGGCTCAGGATCTGTTCGCATGA
- a CDS encoding SUF system Fe-S cluster assembly protein yields the protein MSETQISDGPNAPAIESAIPQEELDRLTDDIVGALKTVYDPEIPVDIYELGLIYKVDIADDRQVAVEMTLTTPNCPSAAELPGMVEGAVASVGGVSGVTVNLTFDPPWDQGRMSEEARLALNLW from the coding sequence ATGAGCGAAACCCAGATATCCGACGGCCCGAACGCTCCGGCGATCGAGTCCGCCATCCCGCAGGAAGAACTGGACCGGCTGACCGACGACATCGTCGGCGCGCTGAAGACCGTCTACGACCCGGAGATCCCGGTCGACATCTACGAGCTCGGCCTGATCTACAAGGTCGACATCGCCGATGACCGCCAGGTGGCGGTGGAGATGACGCTGACCACGCCGAACTGCCCCTCGGCCGCCGAGCTGCCGGGCATGGTGGAAGGCGCGGTGGCGAGCGTGGGCGGCGTCTCGGGCGTGACCGTCAACCTCACCTTCGACCCGCCCTGGGACCAGGGCCGGATGTCGGAGGAGGCGCGCCTGGCGCTGAACCTCTGGTGA
- a CDS encoding VOC family protein encodes MSETPVPPPIAGVVETGLYVDEMPRARDFYERVLGLKPMIADGRFCAYDAGPGSVLLLFKRGATLEPVAMAEGTIPPHDGHGPLHYALAIPKGSVEQWAAHLAAHHVAVESRVDWKGGGVSLYFRDPDENLVELATPGLWPNY; translated from the coding sequence GTGAGCGAGACGCCCGTACCGCCGCCGATCGCCGGCGTGGTGGAAACCGGGCTCTATGTCGACGAGATGCCGCGCGCCCGCGACTTCTACGAGCGCGTGCTCGGCCTCAAGCCGATGATCGCCGACGGGCGCTTCTGCGCCTATGACGCCGGGCCGGGCAGCGTGCTGCTGCTGTTCAAGCGCGGGGCGACGCTGGAGCCGGTGGCGATGGCCGAGGGCACCATTCCCCCGCATGACGGGCACGGCCCGCTGCATTACGCGCTGGCGATCCCCAAGGGCTCGGTCGAGCAATGGGCGGCGCATCTCGCCGCGCACCATGTGGCGGTCGAGAGCCGGGTCGACTGGAAGGGCGGCGGCGTCAGCCTCTATTTCCGCGACCCGGACGAGAACTTGGTCGAGCTGGCGACGCCGGGCCTGTGGCCGAACTACTAG
- a CDS encoding GFA family protein, with protein MERFTGGCLCGDVRIVATGRPYRVGLCHCLDCRKHHGALFHASAIFPKEAVTIEGETRDYAGRFFCPRCGSSVFGRTGDEVEVNLGTLDAPDQFVPTYELWTVRRESWLPPFPLAHHYEHDREGTGRFEE; from the coding sequence ATGGAGCGGTTCACCGGCGGCTGCCTGTGCGGCGACGTGCGGATCGTGGCGACGGGGCGCCCCTACCGGGTAGGCCTGTGCCACTGCCTCGACTGCCGCAAGCATCACGGGGCGCTGTTCCACGCCTCGGCGATCTTCCCCAAGGAGGCGGTGACCATCGAGGGCGAGACGCGCGACTATGCGGGGCGGTTCTTCTGCCCGCGCTGCGGCTCCTCCGTCTTCGGGCGCACCGGCGACGAGGTCGAGGTGAATCTGGGGACGCTGGACGCGCCCGACCAGTTCGTGCCGACCTACGAGCTCTGGACCGTCCGCCGCGAATCCTGGCTGCCGCCGTTCCCGCTCGCGCACCATTACGAGCATGACCGCGAGGGCACGGGCCGCTTCGAGGAGTAG
- the sufA gene encoding Fe-S cluster assembly scaffold SufA, whose amino-acid sequence MADLRSRPPVMTLTDAAAERVRAIIARSDKPVAGLRVGIKNAGCAGMEYTMEFAEEAGRFDEVVEDKGVKVLIDPKAIMYLLGTQMDYKTDKLSAQFVFNNPNQTSACGCGESVAITPVKRDVADAHA is encoded by the coding sequence ATGGCCGACCTGCGTTCCCGTCCTCCCGTCATGACGCTGACCGACGCCGCTGCCGAGCGCGTGCGGGCGATCATCGCGCGCTCCGACAAGCCGGTCGCCGGCCTTCGCGTCGGCATCAAGAATGCCGGCTGCGCCGGCATGGAATACACGATGGAGTTCGCCGAGGAGGCCGGGCGCTTCGACGAGGTGGTCGAGGACAAGGGCGTGAAGGTGCTGATCGACCCCAAGGCGATCATGTACCTGCTCGGCACGCAGATGGACTACAAGACCGACAAGCTCTCCGCCCAGTTCGTGTTCAACAACCCGAACCAGACCTCGGCCTGCGGCTGCGGCGAATCGGTCGCCATCACCCCGGTGAAGCGCGACGTCGCCGACGCCCACGCGTGA
- a CDS encoding TfoX/Sxy family protein: MTPDDVADIFAAFRPVRCRRMFGGLGIYADGVMFGLVAFERIYLKADPDFSRDLEAMGAERFTYEAKGRQVSLPYWTLPESAIDDAEAAAELAARALRVALAAAASKPPRRPKRAKG, translated from the coding sequence GTGACCCCCGACGACGTCGCCGACATCTTCGCCGCCTTCCGGCCTGTGCGCTGCCGGCGCATGTTCGGCGGGCTGGGCATCTATGCCGATGGGGTGATGTTCGGCCTCGTCGCCTTCGAGCGCATCTATCTCAAGGCCGATCCCGACTTTTCCCGCGACCTCGAAGCCATGGGCGCGGAGCGCTTCACCTATGAGGCCAAGGGGCGGCAGGTGAGCCTGCCCTACTGGACCTTGCCCGAAAGCGCCATCGACGACGCCGAGGCGGCGGCCGAGCTTGCCGCCCGCGCCCTGCGCGTCGCGCTCGCTGCGGCCGCCTCGAAGCCGCCGCGGCGCCCCAAGCGCGCGAAGGGCTGA
- a CDS encoding DEAD/DEAH box helicase, translated as MPFNELGLSDKVLSAVADAGYTEPTPIQAQAIPHVLARRDVLGLAQTGTGKTAAFTLPMLTMLEQGRARARMPRTLILEPTRELAAQVEENFTKYGKNHKLNVALLIGGVSFGDQDAKLLRGVDVLIATPGRLLDHVERGRLLLSGIEILVIDEADRMLDMGFIPDIERVCKLVPFTRQTLFFSATMPPEIQRLVAQFLSNPVQVEASRPSSTAANITQFLVACGKEDFAKRETLRELINSADNLQNGIIFCNRKSEVAVVHKSLKRHGFNVVALHGDMDQRSRMQALDQFRTGEANLLVASDVAARGLDIPAVSHVFNYDTPHHAEDYVHRIGRTGRAGRSGAAFTLVTPADTKSLAAIEKLIGRSIDWREGSSLDALPPSEARPRRDRPERGERKGGERGRKGEPREEERRGARPARRREKVEEVDNAPIAAAEGPVAARGERRPRGEKPGPPAPAPARAPVTPLTHRRSERAPVDEPADTSHLPAFLLRPVKIKAG; from the coding sequence ATGCCTTTTAACGAACTGGGCCTGAGCGACAAGGTGCTCTCGGCCGTCGCCGATGCAGGTTACACCGAGCCGACGCCGATCCAGGCGCAGGCCATTCCTCATGTGCTCGCCCGCCGCGACGTGCTGGGCCTCGCCCAGACCGGCACCGGCAAGACGGCGGCCTTCACCCTGCCGATGCTCACGATGCTGGAGCAGGGCCGCGCCCGGGCCCGCATGCCGCGCACGCTCATCCTCGAGCCGACCCGCGAGCTGGCCGCGCAGGTGGAGGAGAACTTCACCAAATACGGCAAGAACCACAAGCTGAACGTCGCCCTCCTGATCGGCGGCGTCTCCTTCGGCGACCAGGACGCCAAGCTGCTGCGCGGCGTCGACGTGCTGATCGCCACCCCCGGCCGCCTCCTCGACCACGTCGAGCGCGGGCGCCTGCTGCTCTCCGGCATCGAGATCCTCGTCATCGACGAGGCCGACCGCATGCTGGACATGGGCTTCATCCCGGACATCGAGCGCGTCTGCAAGCTGGTGCCTTTCACCCGGCAGACGCTGTTCTTCTCGGCCACCATGCCGCCGGAGATCCAGCGCCTCGTCGCGCAGTTCCTGTCGAACCCGGTGCAGGTCGAGGCGTCGCGCCCCTCCTCCACCGCGGCCAATATCACCCAGTTTCTGGTGGCCTGCGGCAAGGAAGACTTCGCCAAGCGCGAGACGCTGCGCGAGCTCATCAACTCCGCCGACAACCTGCAGAACGGCATCATCTTCTGCAACCGCAAGAGCGAGGTCGCGGTCGTCCATAAGTCGCTCAAGCGCCACGGCTTCAACGTCGTCGCGCTGCATGGCGACATGGACCAGCGCTCGCGCATGCAGGCGCTCGACCAGTTCCGCACCGGCGAAGCGAACCTGCTGGTGGCCTCCGACGTCGCCGCGCGCGGCCTCGACATCCCCGCCGTGAGCCACGTCTTCAACTACGACACGCCGCACCATGCGGAGGACTATGTCCACCGCATCGGCCGCACCGGCCGCGCCGGTCGCTCCGGCGCCGCCTTCACCCTCGTCACCCCCGCCGACACCAAGTCGCTGGCGGCGATCGAGAAGCTGATCGGCCGTTCCATCGACTGGAGGGAAGGTTCTTCCCTCGACGCGCTGCCGCCCTCCGAGGCGCGCCCGCGCCGCGACCGTCCCGAGCGCGGCGAGCGCAAGGGCGGGGAGCGCGGCCGCAAGGGCGAGCCGCGCGAGGAGGAGCGCCGCGGCGCCCGTCCGGCCCGCCGGCGCGAGAAGGTCGAGGAAGTCGACAACGCGCCCATCGCCGCCGCCGAGGGGCCCGTCGCCGCCCGCGGCGAGCGTCGCCCGCGCGGCGAGAAGCCGGGCCCGCCCGCGCCGGCCCCGGCCCGCGCGCCGGTCACCCCGCTCACCCATCGCCGCAGCGAGCGCGCGCCGGTCGACGAGCCGGCCGACACCTCGCACCTGCCGGCCTTCCTGCTGCGTCCGGTGAAGATCAAGGCGGGCTGA
- the greA gene encoding transcription elongation factor GreA, whose amino-acid sequence MSRAFVKEDSGADSLPERPVSPHRNLVTRRGLALIEAELARHRAALAAAGAKGDRDGAAQASRELRYWSSRRANAEPVDPPAEGEAITFGMQVTLEAEDGAQRRFRIVGEDEAEPREGRIAWISPVARALMGKWIGDEVSLPVGTMEIVAVDPAPEATAPEAMGPS is encoded by the coding sequence ATGAGCCGCGCATTCGTGAAGGAAGACAGCGGCGCCGACAGCCTGCCGGAACGGCCGGTCAGCCCGCATCGCAACCTTGTGACCCGCAGGGGCCTGGCGCTGATCGAGGCCGAGCTGGCGCGCCATCGCGCCGCGCTCGCCGCCGCCGGCGCGAAGGGCGACCGCGACGGCGCGGCGCAGGCTTCGCGCGAGCTGCGCTACTGGTCTTCGCGCCGCGCCAATGCCGAGCCGGTCGACCCGCCGGCGGAAGGCGAGGCGATTACCTTCGGCATGCAGGTGACGCTGGAGGCCGAGGACGGCGCGCAGCGCCGCTTCCGCATCGTCGGCGAGGACGAGGCGGAGCCGCGCGAGGGGCGCATCGCCTGGATCTCGCCGGTCGCCCGCGCGCTGATGGGCAAGTGGATCGGCGACGAGGTCAGCCTGCCGGTCGGCACGATGGAGATCGTCGCGGTCGATCCGGCGCCGGAAGCCACGGCACCCGAAGCTATGGGGCCATCGTGA
- a CDS encoding LysE family translocator yields the protein MIIPVETLMVFAPAALALNLTPGNDMLFCLGQGMKSGPRAGIAASFGIAAGVFLHTLAAAVGLAALLATHPGAFAVLRWAGAAYLVYLAIQAIRGAGALHAAPAARRASALKAWREAVLVSLLNPKVAIFVLAFLPQFVDPTRGDSFTQFMLLGLVLNVGGTIVNCLVGGFAGSISRGLTQRPSLSAWLQRFTGALLLGLAARIAFDRH from the coding sequence GTGATCATTCCCGTCGAGACGCTCATGGTCTTCGCGCCGGCCGCGCTGGCGCTGAACCTCACCCCCGGCAACGACATGCTGTTCTGCCTCGGGCAAGGCATGAAGTCGGGCCCGCGCGCAGGCATCGCCGCAAGCTTCGGCATCGCCGCCGGGGTGTTCCTGCACACGCTCGCCGCCGCGGTCGGGCTGGCGGCGCTGCTCGCCACCCATCCCGGCGCCTTCGCCGTGCTGCGCTGGGCGGGCGCCGCCTATCTCGTCTATCTCGCCATCCAGGCGATCCGCGGTGCCGGCGCCCTCCACGCCGCGCCCGCGGCACGCCGGGCCTCGGCCCTGAAGGCGTGGCGCGAGGCGGTGCTGGTGAGCCTGCTCAACCCGAAGGTCGCCATCTTCGTGCTGGCCTTCCTGCCGCAATTCGTCGATCCCACGCGCGGCGACAGCTTCACCCAGTTCATGCTGCTCGGCCTGGTGCTGAATGTCGGCGGCACCATCGTGAATTGCCTCGTGGGTGGTTTCGCCGGCTCCATCAGCCGTGGGTTGACGCAGCGGCCGAGCCTCTCCGCATGGCTGCAAAGATTTACCGGCGCATTGCTCCTGGGCCTTGCGGCGCGTATTGCCTTCGACCGTCATTGA
- a CDS encoding glycosyltransferase family 2 protein, giving the protein MGRLKTEDIELVGQSGLFDEAWYLEQHPEFIGPYAQPLRHYLEIGWRRGDAPSPYFDAAHYLSANPDVAAAGVNPLLHYVRFGRNEGRAMRAMPQTDAADDIAFSVILATYNRAGIIEDSIRSILAQTHRNFELIIVDDGSADGTEALVRERFAAEFADGRITYIRFSRNLGVSAARNAGLLAARNPWIAYVDSDNVVDPRFLDAFARRIVMNEGVRTLYARFFQESVPRVVGRAFDLEALRRDNYIDLGVFVHHAACFQELGGFDISLRRLVDWDLILKYLHRYPPVFVGEVLMTYRDRDGKKLGRITDREAVTLPMARILRRYDVCPTVTSVIVCYNQAEYIAEAIESVLAQRGDFYQDIVVADDGSTDGTAEIVQRYCEKNRWRMRSIGDGINRGISGNFRRSFATAAGAYLAILEGDDYWSDRDKIAKQVAFLEANPDCSMVFSKIEVEAAGSRRRTTLERQDRIRKNKLDAADFLADPSLNLIANLSSCMFRSDLMKELPGILYRHRLSEMGLAFHLDRFGAIGYLNRPMSVYRMHAQGTWSGASAEMKLSSGRQVREVAKLVARDRYKGAIQDILDRHYTQAPTA; this is encoded by the coding sequence ATGGGCCGACTGAAGACCGAGGACATCGAACTCGTCGGGCAATCCGGGCTGTTCGACGAGGCCTGGTACCTTGAGCAGCATCCCGAGTTCATCGGACCCTATGCCCAGCCTCTGCGTCACTATCTCGAGATCGGCTGGCGACGGGGCGATGCACCGTCCCCTTATTTCGATGCGGCGCACTACCTCTCCGCGAACCCCGACGTCGCCGCGGCCGGGGTGAACCCGCTGCTGCACTATGTCCGCTTCGGCCGCAACGAAGGGCGGGCGATGCGGGCCATGCCGCAGACCGACGCGGCCGACGACATCGCCTTCTCGGTCATCCTCGCCACCTACAACCGGGCCGGCATCATCGAGGATTCGATCCGCTCGATCCTCGCCCAGACGCACCGCAATTTCGAGCTGATCATCGTCGATGACGGCTCGGCGGACGGCACCGAGGCGCTGGTGCGCGAGCGCTTCGCCGCCGAGTTCGCGGATGGGCGCATCACCTATATCCGCTTCTCGCGCAATCTCGGCGTGTCGGCGGCGCGCAATGCCGGGCTGCTGGCGGCGCGCAACCCGTGGATCGCCTATGTCGATTCCGACAATGTGGTCGACCCGCGCTTCCTCGACGCCTTCGCCCGCCGCATCGTGATGAACGAGGGCGTGCGCACCCTTTACGCCCGCTTCTTCCAGGAGAGCGTGCCGCGCGTGGTCGGCCGAGCCTTCGATCTCGAGGCGCTCAGGCGCGACAACTACATCGACCTCGGTGTGTTCGTGCACCACGCGGCCTGCTTCCAGGAGCTCGGCGGCTTCGACATCAGCCTGCGCCGGCTGGTCGACTGGGACCTGATCCTGAAATATCTCCACCGCTACCCGCCGGTCTTCGTCGGCGAGGTGCTGATGACCTACCGTGACCGCGACGGGAAGAAGCTCGGGCGCATCACCGACCGCGAGGCGGTGACGCTGCCCATGGCGCGCATCCTGCGGCGCTACGATGTCTGCCCGACCGTGACCAGCGTCATCGTCTGCTACAACCAGGCGGAGTACATCGCCGAGGCGATCGAGAGCGTGCTGGCCCAGCGCGGCGACTTCTACCAGGACATCGTCGTCGCCGACGACGGCTCGACCGACGGCACGGCGGAGATCGTCCAGCGCTACTGCGAGAAGAACCGCTGGCGCATGCGCTCCATCGGCGACGGCATCAACCGCGGCATCTCCGGCAATTTCCGCCGGAGCTTCGCCACCGCCGCCGGCGCCTATCTCGCCATTCTCGAAGGCGACGACTACTGGAGCGACCGCGACAAGATCGCCAAGCAGGTGGCGTTCCTCGAAGCCAATCCCGACTGCTCGATGGTGTTCTCCAAGATCGAGGTGGAGGCGGCCGGCAGCCGGCGCCGCACCACGCTGGAACGCCAGGACCGCATCCGCAAGAACAAGCTGGATGCCGCGGATTTCCTCGCCGATCCCAGCCTCAACCTCATCGCCAACCTGTCGAGCTGCATGTTCCGCAGCGACCTGATGAAGGAACTGCCCGGCATCCTCTATCGCCACCGGCTGAGCGAGATGGGCCTCGCCTTCCACCTCGACCGCTTCGGCGCCATTGGCTACCTGAACCGGCCGATGAGCGTCTACCGCATGCACGCGCAGGGCACCTGGAGCGGCGCCTCGGCGGAGATGAAGCTGAGCAGCGGCCGCCAGGTCCGCGAGGTCGCCAAGCTCGTGGCGCGCGACCGCTACAAGGGCGCGATCCAGGACATCCTCGACCGGCATTATACGCAGGCACCGACGGCGTGA